The Amphiura filiformis chromosome 12, Afil_fr2py, whole genome shotgun sequence genome includes a region encoding these proteins:
- the LOC140166864 gene encoding LOW QUALITY PROTEIN: circularly permutated Ras protein 1-like (The sequence of the model RefSeq protein was modified relative to this genomic sequence to represent the inferred CDS: substituted 1 base at 1 genomic stop codon) — translation MPLLLSDIMECHTAQAICSIINDNAGRFPPGFQAKDKEAEGKLQTASAPPEGMIYDNAGRFPPGFQARDQGAEGIYDNAGHMPPGAQERSQGQEGIYDNAGKMPPGAQGRSQGEEGAIYDNRTVQASSAPEDKKTEDLDDYSYPYDFPRGAHLYQDLKTGRPPPPSNPPPSLGNRASIIMQPSSSSKTEVAAKPPSKKIRKADTNVIAVHFEKLVKPSSLHANRPIYCSNCGAVFSRLSAVTDQIWRCEFCDQRNNTKVSLEDLQQKEDSTFILHPPSEAGDESVVIFCMDVSGSMSVTSEVQGDGAGHRQNATAAAYQAYQEEMKLHAQAENPYVMEPKRQISYVSRLQAMQTAIDQQFSEMESSAGNKRVGLVAFNDLVTIIGDGTDDPMPLEGASLTDKDTVISLGCSIPLPQPISGVRRCLSDKVFSLVEGGQTALGPSLLISAAIASQQVGSKVIICTDGKANIGLGNLDAIDDDETYEKSVEFYDEVGDFARDAGICVSVLTVEGEDCRAIELGNVADKTGGKVTIVDPMNLGAEFASILEDNILATSVSVKLILHTGLYIRDDQQSSVALRNIGNVKKESETTFEFGVRVKEVLYDNFGGALVEVQKPEEEAIYDVTKSQGKTLIEGLEKLPFQLQVKYTDAKGGQYLRVITMDRPVTKDRNFAEQNANVAVIGAHAAQSAAKLAVEGNYAEARINALVTQKLVERHVXVNVAVIGAHAAQSAAKLAVEGNYAEARINALVTQKLVERHVQSQGDFDYDDDEGVYMTFVTNMAPIQSELAKAETLERNQLGHSLSDVEEEEDDDNAVYQAVNLLRGNNEQAKQRRKKISDHQANLFYKMKNATSKMFHPKKTSYSMTDEI, via the exons ATGCCGCTGCTACTCAGTGACATTATGGAGTGTCACACTGCTCAAGCAATATGCA GTATAATCAATGACAATGCTGGTCGTTTTCCCCCAGGATTTCAGGCTAAAGATAAGGAAGCAGAAG GAAAGCTGCAAACAGCATCTGCTCCTCCAGAAG GTATGATTTATGACAATGCTGGACGTTTCCCCCCAGGATTCCAGGCTAGAGATCAGGGAGCTGAAG GTATTTATGACAATGCTGGTCATATGCCACCTGGAGCACAGGAAAGAAGTCAGGGACAGGAAG GTATTTACGACAATGCTGGTAAAATGCCACCTGGAGCACAGGGAAGAAGTCAGGGAGAAGAAG GAGCAATCTATGATAACAGAACAGTACAGGCATCCTCTGCACCTGAGGACAAGAAGACAGAAGACCTTGATGACTATTCATATCCATATGACTTCCCAAGAGGCGCGCACCTGTATCAAGATCTTAAGA CTGGCCGGCCACCACCTCCGTCTAATCCTCCACCATCACTAGGCAACAGAGCCAGCATCATTATGCAACCATCTTCATCATCAAAAACTG AAGTAGCTGCCAAACCGCCTAGTAAAAAGATCCGCAAAGCCGACACAAATGTGATTGCTGTGCATTTTGAGAAGCTTGTGAAGCCCAGCTCCCTGCATGCTAATAGACCTATTTATTGCTCAAACTGTGGTGCTGTGTTTTCTCGTCTCAGTGCTGTCACTGACCAG ATCTGGAGATGCGAATTTTGTGACCAACGAAACAACACCAAAGTATCATTAGAAGATCTACAACAGAAAGAAGATAGTACATTTATTTTACACCCTCCCTCTGAAGCAGGAGATGAATCAGTAGTCATATTCTGTATGGATGTGTCTGGTAGCATGTCAGTAACATCTGAG GTACAAGGTGATGGGGCAGGTCATCGACAGAACGCCACGGCAGCAGCTTACCAAGCCTATCAAGAAGAGATGAAATTACATGCACAAGCAGAGAATCCATATGTAATGGAACCAAAAAGACAAATTTCCTATGTCTCAAGATTACAG GCAATGCAAACAGCAATAGATCAACAATTTAGTGAAATGGAGTCAAGTGCTGGTAACAAGAGAGTAGGACTGGTAGCTTTTAATGACTTA GTCACCATTATTGGTGATGGAACTGATGATCCAATGCCTCTAGAGGGCGCAAGTCTCACCGACAAAGATACAGTGATCAGCTTAGGCTGCAGTATTCCATTGCCTCAACCGATATCAGGAGTCAGAAGATGCTTGTCAGATAAAGTTTTCAG TTTAGTTGAGGGTGGTCAAACAGCATTGGGTCCATCCCTCCTGATATCAGCAGCTATCGCATCCCAACaagtagggtcaaaggtcatcatatGCACCGATGGAAAAGCCAACATTGGTCTGGGCAATCTGGATGCAATAGATGACGATGAAACGTACGAGAAATCAGTGGAGTTTTATGATGAAGTTGGAGACTTTGCAAGGGATGCTGG AATTTGCGTATCAGTACTAACTGTGGAAGGAGAAGACTGCCGTGCAATAGAACTGGGAAATGTGGCAGATAAAACTGGTGGAAAG gtGACCATTGTTGACCCTATGAATTTAGGAGCAGAATTTGCCAGCATCTTAGAAGACAACATCCTTGCAACCAGTGTTAGTGTTAAGCTTATACTGCACACGGGCCT GTACATCCGTGATGATCAACAAAGCAGTGTGGCCCTGAGAAATATCGGGAATGTGAAAAAGGAATCGGAAACGACATTTGAGTTTGGTGTACGAGTGAAAGAAG TTTTATATGACAACTTCGGAGGAGCTCTTGTGGAAGTCCAAAAGCCAGAAG AGGAGGCAATATATGATGTAACCAAATCACAAGGAAAGACCCTGATAGAAGGCTTAGAGAAGCTACCATTCCAACTACAAGTGAAGTACACCGATGCCAAAGGAGGGCAGTACCTCAGAGTCATCACCATGGATAGGCCTGTCACAAAAGACCGCAATTTTGCAGAGCAGA ATGCCAATGTTGCTGTAATAGGAGCCCATGCAGCTCAATCTGCTGCTAAGCTTGCTGTAGAAGGCAATTATGCAGAGGCTAGAATCAATGCCCTGGTCACACAGAAACTTGTGGAAAGACATGTGTAAGTAAATGTTGCTGTAATAGGAGCCCATGCTGCTCAATCTGCTGCTAAGCTTGCTGTAGAAGGCAATTATGCAGAGGCTAGGATCAATGCCCTGGTCACACAGAAACTTGTGGAAAGACATGT tcaaaGTCAGGGTGAttttgattatgatgatgatgagggtGTCTACATGACATTTGTAACCAATATGGCTCCCATTCAGTCAGAACTTGCGAAAGCTGAAACG ctTGAGCGCAATCAGCTGGGTCATAGTCTCAGTGATGTTGAAGAGGAGGAAGATGATGACAACGCAGTGTACCAGGCGGTGAATTTATTGAGAGGAAACAACGAGCAA GCCAaacaaagaagaaagaagataTCAGACCACCAAGCCAACTTGTTCTATAAGATGAAGAATGCTACTAGCAAAATGTTTCACCCAAAGAAAACATCTTATTCCATGACTGATGAAATCTAA